In Lolium rigidum isolate FL_2022 chromosome 7, APGP_CSIRO_Lrig_0.1, whole genome shotgun sequence, the DNA window AATGCGCCCAATTTATTATTATTTTACTTTCAAGATTATAAGCATTTCTAATTCCAATGTATCAACAGGGGAGCAGATTAGGGATCACGACTGTAGTTTCCACAGACTCCATACGTCACATGATGCGGAGCTTTGTTGACGAGAAAGAAAACCCCCTTCTTTGGGCATCAACTTACCATGCAGGTGAATGCCTTGACCCAATAGCAGTTTCTGAAGCAAAAGCCAGGCGGAAAGCGAAAAAACGCTCAGGCGTGTCAAGCAGCCCGGGTATGGATTACGAGAGGAGTGGGGTTCAAAGTGACAAGTTTGACGGAAAACCAATTGGGAGGAAACAAATGGCTATTGAAGGTTATAAAGCACAAAGTGAGATGGTGATTGATAGTTTGGATCGGCTAATTACTGCCTGGGAAGATCGGAAAGAATCAGTTGTCGTTGAGGGTGTTCACCTGAGCCTTAATTTTGTGGTATGCTCTTCTAAAAATATATTTTTCCCGGTACATTTTTCCGTATATTCTTGCCCTTGAGGTGTTTTCATTTATTACGAATACATTTAGTATTCAGCTAAGTGGAATTATAAATTCAATGATCCACCTGTCCCAATTTCCCCCGTTATATTTTGTAATGATGTTGTCGAATCATTTCCATATTTCAGATGGGGTTAATGAAGAAACATCCATCAATAATTCCTTTCATGATCTACATATCCAGTGAGGGCAAACACACGGAGAGGTTTGCTGTACGTGCAAAATACATGACACTTGACCCAACAAAAAATAAGTATGTCAAATACATCAACAATATTAGAACCATCCAAGAGTACCTCTGCAGTCGGGCTGACAAGTACTTAGTTCCCAAGGTAAACAACACTAATGTTGACCGGAGTGTGGCTTCTATCCATGCCACCGTCTTTAGCTCCCTCCGCAGGCGAGCTGCTGGAGATCAGTTGTATGACCCTGGTACAAATACTGTAGCTGCTGTAAATGACGAGTACAAAAACCAATGTGTTGCTAACTCGATGAGTTCCAAGGGGATGTTCAAATTAatccaacgcctagggtcctcaaGAAAGCTCATGGCCATAATCAATGTGGATGGGTCTGTTTCAAAGGCTTGGCCTGTTGAGTCCAGTGGTGGAGACGGAAAAAGCAGTGCGGAAGATGGCAACCAGAAATCTCTAGGAAATCCAATATATGGACCTCTGAATATCGGAAGAGCAGAGTCGGTCAATCTCCAGTTTGGCTCCTTTGGTATAAGTGCCTGGCCTACAGACACTGGCTGTACGAGTCAAGCTGGAAATGTCGACGACTCATGGATCGATGGTAATGAAGGCAGTAGCAGCCATGTTGCGTCTTCGTCTGGTTCCCCTAAGAAGTTGGATGGACACTGTAAAGAGGTAAGCAATTTTACTTTGTTCCTGAACTTCTCTGATTTTGCTACAATTGTTCTGTCAGTGGAGAGAGATGACGCAATCTCATTTGTTAGATTGAAACACGAAACTGGTGTCCTAATTGGTGCTTCATTTTTATTTGTTGAGGCTAGATTAAAGAGTCATCAGCTGCATCAGgcagtgatgacgacgacgaagacgaagctgaagttcCACCTAACTCAGGGAGTGATGAGGACCTAAGTGAAGAAGATAACGAGGAAAACCATGATGAGGTGAGACATGGCAGTCTATTTGTTACCTTAATTTTAACTTACTGTGGCTTGCTGTAATGAGTTGTAAAATGCTTAGATATGAGCAGCAGATGTCCAACACTCAAAATAGTGAATTGTTTTGATCGGGTGATTTGAGTCCATTCCACATTTGGATTTCCTTTCCGAGGTTGACTCCCTAAAGAGTAAATGTGATTTAAGTAATGGATACAATTTAAGATCTGTAGTTTCGCTCTGTA includes these proteins:
- the LOC124677641 gene encoding P-loop NTPase domain-containing protein LPA1 homolog — translated: MAGRAKLLYIVVVDDNGSSFRYTRSLLHSTLQLMGCKPRHAFEISRRVFDVIRGDPAEMNMLMAMSGGGGGGGVQRYELPDAATSPRQFQFELYKRRTTVLVPRDLFIQLVCQALSLYKYLSPNQRNDLMLACRIKERKESVTVLLCGTSGCGKSTLSTLLGSRLGITTVVSTDSIRHMMRSFVDEKENPLLWASTYHAGECLDPIAVSEAKARRKAKKRSGVSSSPGMDYERSGVQSDKFDGKPIGRKQMAIEGYKAQSEMVIDSLDRLITAWEDRKESVVVEGVHLSLNFVMGLMKKHPSIIPFMIYISSEGKHTERFAVRAKYMTLDPTKNKYVKYINNIRTIQEYLCSRADKYLVPKVNNTNVDRSVASIHATVFSSLRRRAAGDQLYDPGTNTVAAVNDEYKNQCVANSMSSKGMFKLIQRLGSSRKLMAIINVDGSVSKAWPVESSGGDGKSSAEDGNQKSLGNPIYGPLNIGRAESVNLQFGSFGISAWPTDTGCTSQAGNVDDSWIDGNEGSSSHVASSSGSPKKLDGHCKEIKESSAASGSDDDDEDEAEVPPNSGSDEDLSEEDNEENHDEMEGSVDEDCNRSDEEYDDLAMRDSMEIGYLSDDGMVRTCLSNRFPDGNQHQSHRRTPRKQLETLRSLSKINISVPDTARSSSSVVVPPGTAGRRNTTARRVRRTLSDSFHSRPRSCPSLAEPVTKPEGSAVPVAPDR